Proteins encoded within one genomic window of Drosophila gunungcola strain Sukarami unplaced genomic scaffold, Dgunungcola_SK_2 000173F, whole genome shotgun sequence:
- the LOC128265895 gene encoding LOW QUALITY PROTEIN: galactose mutarotase (The sequence of the model RefSeq protein was modified relative to this genomic sequence to represent the inferred CDS: inserted 1 base in 1 codon), giving the protein MVQVTEDIFGIATNPFTKKAQVVRRYTMSNANNLSVSIIQLGATIQSIKVPDAYHQVSDVVLGFEDVAGYVKYRNYKFGCTLGRVTDVVGNGEFFMDERRIIVSKNLGQKHHIDGGFVGFDQVIWDLYMTRPDGVTLRHVSQNGHEGFPGTLDVMIHFTIDDDNLFFIRIEATTDQTTPVNLSNHIYFNLAGQCTGKKGIFEHRITMDAVETMDTSDDGLPTGRFNSDSVYDIRLPVLIGDRVRQFEKRSSKGYNVCYALDKEFDSNTTRYVARFMHPQSGRSMKILSNQPSVKFATANDFPQEPLGEEPILGKNCTRYWQHSGFSVQLLNYPDAVNQPDFPXIFINPKEHYLHETIYQFGIQESWKCCAEPEELEALGEEPMRGL; this is encoded by the exons ATGGTTCAGGTTACCGAGGACATTTTCGGGATTGCGACCAATCCGTTTACGAAGAAGGCGCAGGTTGTTCGTCGCTATACGATGAGCAACGCCAATAACCTTTCGGTTTCCATAATCCAACTAGGCGCCACGATCCAGAGTATTAAGGTCCCAGATGCCTATCACCAGGTGTCGGATGTGGTCCTCGGATTCGAAGATGTGGCTGGTTACGTCAAGTACAGGAATTACAAGTTCGGATGCACGCTTGGAAGAGTCACGGATGTGGTGGGAAACGGAGAGTTCTTCATGGACGAACGAAGGATCATTGTGTCAAAGAATCTCGGCCAGAAACATCACATTGATGGCGGCTTTGTGGGCTTCGATCAGGTCATTTGGGACCTGTATATGACACGACCGGATGGTGTTACATTGCGGCATGTGTCGCAGAATGGACACGAGGGTTTTCCCGGCACCTTGGACGTAATGATTCACTTCACCATCGACGATGACAACCTGTTCTTCATCCGCATCGAAGCCACTACCGACCAGACTACCCCTGTCAACCTATCCAATCACATTTACTTCAATCTAGCTGGCCAATGTACCGGTAAGAAAGGTATTTTTGAACATCGCATCACCATGGATGCTGTGGAAACGATGGATACTTCTGATGATGGACTTCCCACGGGACGATTTAATAGCGATTCCGTATACGATATCCGTTTACCAGTTCTCATTGGCGATCGAGTGCGTCAGTTTGAGAAGAGATCCAGCAAGGGTTACAATGTATGCTATGCCCTCGATAAGGAGTTCGATTCCAATACAACCCGCTATGTGGCCAGATTTATGCATCCGCAATCGGGTAGATCCATGAAGATCTTGAGCAACCAACCGAGTGTGAAGTTTGCCACCGCCAACGATTTTCCCCAGGAACCGCTCGGTGAGGAACCGATTTTGGGCAAAAACTGCACTCGCTATTGGCAGCATAGTGGTTTTAGTGTCCAATTGCTAAACTATCCGGATGCAGTTAATCAGCCTGATTTTC AAATCTTCATCAATCCAAAGGAGCACTATTTACACGAAACTATCTATCAATTTGGTATTCAGGAATCGTGGAAATGTTGCGCCGAACCCGAAGAACTGGAGGCCCTGGGCGAAGAGCCAATGCGGGggctttaa